The sequence below is a genomic window from Clostridium putrefaciens.
ATCAAATCTAATATAAGAACCATCAGCTCTTCTTAAGCCCTTAACTGACCTTACAATTACTGCTTTAACTACTTCACCTTTTTTAACAACTCCACCTGGTGTTGCACTTTTAACGCTAGCAACTATTATATCTCCAATGTTTCCGTATTTTCTTCCGGAACCACCTAAAACTCTAATACACATTATTTCCTTAGCACCAGAATTGTCTGCTACCTTAAGCCTGCTTTGTTGCTGTATCATTCAAATATCCTCCTTTCAGTTTAAAGACTACTTTGCCTTTTCAACTATTTCAACAAGTCTCCATCTTTTATCTTTTGATAAAGGTCTTGTTTCCATTATCTGTACTCTATCATTTAAATTTGCTTCATTATTTTCATCATGAGTTTTAAACTTTGTAGTTTTGTTAACTGTTTTTCCGTATAACGGGTGACGTACTTTAGTCTCAACAGCTACAACTATAGTTTTATCCATTTTATCGGAAACAACTCTTCCAACTCTTGTCTTTCTATTTGCTCTTTCCACTGAATTGACCTCCTTTCAAGGTTATTGTTGAATAGACCTTAACTCTTCTTCTCTTAAGATGGTCTTTACTTGGGCTATAGACTTCTTAACTTCTTTAATTCTCATTGGATTTTCTAATTGGCCTGTAGCTAATTGAAACCTTAAATTAAAAAGTTCCCCTTTAAGGTTATCTAGCTTACCTTCTAGTTCTTGGGGTGAGTTTGTTCTTAAATCTTGTAACTCTCTAGCCTTCATTACTTTCACCACCCATTTCCTCAAAATCGCTCCTTGTAACAAACTTACTTGATATAGGAAGCTTATGTTGAGCAAGTCTCATTGCTTCTCTTGCTACTTCTTCTGAAACACCTGATAACTCAAACAAAACTCTGCCTGGTTTAACAACTGCTACCCAATATTCTGGTGAACCTTTACCTGATCCCATACGAGTTTCAGCAGGTTTTTCAGTTATTGGCTTATCTGGGAAAATCTTTATCCAAAGCTTCCCACCTCTTTTAATATATCTATTGATAGCTACTCTAGCTGCTTCTATTTGATTGCTAGTAATCCAACCACATTCAGTTGCTTGAATTGCGTAATCTCCGTAAGCTATAAAATTACCTCTTGTAGCTTTACCACGCATTCTACCTTTCTGAACTTTACGATGTTTTACTCTTTTAGGCATTAACATCTCGAATTCCTCCTTTCTTATGCGTTAGCCTCTTCCTTTTTAACTGGAAGAACTTCTCCCTTATAAACCCATACTTTTACTCCGATTTTACCATATGTTGTATTTGCCTCTGCAAATCCATAATCAATATCCGCTCTTAATGTTTGTAGTGGAATTGTTCCATCATGATAATGTTCTGTTCTAGCTATTTCTGCACCAGCAAGTCTTCCTGCACAATTTATCTTAACACCCTTAGCTCCAGCTCTCATTGATCTTTGAATTGTTTGTTTCATTGCTCTTCTAAAAGAAATTCTTTTTTCAAGTTGTGCTGCTATATTTTCAGACATTAACTGAGCATCTATCTCTGTATTTCTAACTTCAACTATATTAATTAATATATTTTTACCAGTTACAAACTGTTCTAATCCTTTTTTAAGTGTATCAATTCCTGATCCACCTTTTCCAATGATTACTCCAGGTTTTGCTGTATATATATTTAATTTAATTCTTTTAGCAGCTCTTTCAATTTCTATTCTTGAAATACCTGCTGCATAGGACTTTGTTTTAACGTAATTTCTGATTTGATTATCTTCTATAAGGTAATCAGCAAAATTTCTCTTATCAGCAAACCATTTCGCATTCCAATCTTTAATTACGCCAACTCTAAAACCATTAGGATTTACTTTTTGTCCCACTATATTTCCCTCCTTTTTTAAGCTATTTCTTTAACAATTACTGTTATGTGGCTTGATCTTTTATTTATTCTAAATGCTCTACCTTGAGCATGTGGTTGAAATCTCTTTAATGTTGGTCCAGGTCCCACATACGCTTCTGCAACTATTAATCTAGAAACATCTAAATTAAGATTGTTTTCAGCGTTTGCTACAGCTGATTTTAGAACTTTATCTATAACTACCGCAGCATCCTTTTGGGTGTATTTTAGTATAGCAAAAGCTTCATTTACATTTTTACCTTTTATCAAGTTTAAAACAATCCCAACTTTCATTGGAGACATTCTCACATATTTAGCTATAGCTTTAGCTTCCATTTCTATTCCTCCTTTCTCAAGGCTTATCTTACCTTTGATGATTTTTCACTATTAACGTGTCCTCTGTAAGTTCTTGTTAATGCGAACTCACCTAATTTATGTCCTACCATGTCTTCGCTAACGAAAACTGGAACATGTTTTCTACCATCATGAACTGCGATGGTATGACCTATCATTTGTGGAAAAATAGTTGAACTTCTTGACCAAGTCTTTACAACCTTTTTCTCACCGGCTTTGTTCATTTCGATTATCTTGTTTAAAAGGCTCTCATGGACAAAAGGTCCTTTCTTTGTTGATCTACTCACTAGATATTCCTCCCTTCAAATGGATACAGTATACCAAAGAGAATATTTCATATTCTCTTTGACTACTTACTGTTTCTTCCTCTTATTATTAATCTATCTGAATATTTCTTAGTTTTTCTAGTCTTATATCCAAGTGCTGGTTTACCCCATGGTGTAAGTGGTGATGGTCTACCTACTGGTGATTTACCTTCTCCTCCACCGTGTGGATGGTCACATGGATTCATAACGGATCCTCTTACTGTAGGTCTCCATCCCATGTGTCTTTTTCTTCCTGCTTTACCTATGTTAACATCTTTGTGTGCAACATTTGAAACTGTACCTATAGTAGCCTTACACTCAACTCTTACATATCTAACTTCACCACTTGGAAGTCTTAGTGTAGCGTAGTTACCTTCTTTAGCCATTAGTTGAGCAGATGATCCTGCTGATCTAACTAATTGAGCTCCTCTTCCTGCATGAAGTTCTATGTTATGAATAACTGTACCTACTGGTATGTTCTTCATTGGAAGAGTATTTCCTGGTTTAATATCAGATTCTGATCCAGATACTATAACGTCTCCAACTTTTATTCCAACTGGAGCGATTATGTATGTCTTTTCTCCATCAGCATATACTATAAGTGCTATGTACGCTGATCTATTTGGATCATACTCGATAGTTGATACCTTTGCTGGTATACCATCTTTGTTTCTTTTGAAATCTATTATTCTATATTTTTGTTTAGCTCCACCACCGTGGTGTCTAACAGTTATCTTACCATGAGCATTTCTACCCGCTGTTTTGCTTTTTGCAACTAAAAGAGATTTCTCAGGTTTATCTGTTGTTATCTCTTCAAATGTTGGCATTGTCATTTGTCTTCTTGATGGGGTAGTCGGTCTAAATTTCTTAACTGCCATCTAAATTCCCTCCTTGCTTACGCTTTTCTGGCTCTTTGCCAATACCTGCTTTTTTTATTGCATTCCGTCAAAGAATTCTATTGTCTTACTATCTTCTGTTAATTTAACAATAGCTTTTTTGTAGTCTGCTCTCTTTCCTACATGTACGCCTACTCTTTTTGTTTTTCCCATAGTTCTAATGGTTTTTACATCTTCAACTTTAACGCCAAAAACTTCTTCAACAGCTCTCTTTATTTGAGATTTGTTAGCTGATACATGAACGATGAAGGTGTATTTTTTTTCTGCCATTGATGTCATGCTTTTTTCTGTTATAACAGGTTTTCTTATTATATCATGACTTGTTAACTTCATTATGCGTACACCTCCTCAATCTTAGACAAAGCGTCTTTAGTTATAATAACTTTTTCGTATTTCAATAAATCATACACGTTAATGTTGTTTACTGGGATTACGCTTACTCCCTCAATGTTTCTTGAAGACTTGTATATTACTTGATTTGATTCTGAAGTAATTATTAACGCCTTCTTAGCTTCAAACGCATTAAGCATTTTAACTATTTCTTTTGTTTTTGGAGCATCTAGACTTAAGCTCTCTAAAACTATCATTTCATTGTCTTGAACTTTGCTTGTTAAAGCAGATTTCATAGCAACTTTTCTCATTGTTTTAGGGACTGAAACTCTATAATCTCTTGGCTTTGGTGCAAATACGATTCCTCCATGTATCCATTGAGGTGCTCTTATTGAACCCTGTCTAGCTCTACCTGTTCCTTTTTGTCTCCAAGGCTTTATTCCGCCTCCTGAAACTTCTGCTCTTGTCTTAGCTGATTGTGTTCCTTGTCTTTTATTTGCAAGTAACGCAACTACTACTTGATGCATTGCATATTCATTAACTTCTACTCCAAATACGCTATCTGATAATTGGAAATCTCCAACCTTTTTACCTTCTACATTAAATAATCCTACTTTAGGCATTCTACTTCCTCCTTTCTTCCAAAGAATTAAGCCTTAACTGAATTTCTTATTATAACCATTCCCTTGTTTGGGCCTGGTATTCCACCTTTAATCAATATCACGTTTTTCTCTGGCATTATTCTAACAACTTGAAGATTTAATACTGTTGTATTAACATTCCCCATATGTCCTGGTAATTTTTTATTTTTAAATGTTCTTGATGGATCTGATGATGCTCCCATAGACCCTACTGCTCTATGGAACTTAGAACCATGGGACATAGGTCCTCTATGTGCATTCCATCTCTTAATTGTTCCTTGGAACCCCTTACCTTTAGAAATACCACATATATCAACTTTGTCTCCCTCTTCGAAGGTATCAACTTTGATTTCTTGACCTATTTCATATACGCTGCAGTCCTCTAATTTAAATTCTCTTATGAATCTTTTAAATGGAGCACCCGCTTTAGTAAATTGTCCTTTTCTTGGCTTGTTAACTAGCTTTTCTCTTATTTCTCCATAACCCACTTGTATAGCATCATATCCATCTTTTTCTGTAGTCTTCATTTGAAGTACTACATTTGGAGTTGCTTCAACAACAGTTACTGGAACTATTTTACCATTAGCATCAAATATTTGTGTCATGCCAATCTTTTTACCCATTATTGCTTTTTTCATTACCTTACACCTCCTAAACATATTAGCGGATCACCGACTTAAGTAGCAATCATAATAGTTCGTAATAGTTATCTATTACGCGTACACCATATGTACGTTATAGTTTAATTTCTATATCCACGCCTGCTGGTAGATCTAATCTCATTAGAGCATCTACAGTCTTTGGTGATGGATTCAATATATCTATCAATCTTTTGTGAGTTCTAATCTCGAACTGTTCTCTAGCATCTTTGTACTTATGAACTGCTCTTAGTACTGTTATAATGTCTTTCTCTGTAGGTAGTGGCACTGGCCCAGCTACTTGAGCTCCTGTAGATTTTGCAGTTTCTACAATCTTTTCTGCTGATTGATCTAATATCTTGTGATCAAAAGCCTTTAATCTTATTCTAATTTTTTGTTTTGCCATTTTATTTCCCTCCTTTTCCTGTACGTATTACTTCTAACGCACAACAGCGGACCTTCTGTAAACTGTTCCGGGTGTTTCTTGATTTTATACTTCTCACCTAACAGTTCAAGCAATCCCGTCGCTGGGTTCTTAGACCCTAACATACTCAACAAGAATTCCCCGGAAGTCCAGCAACCTCTCGTCTCATCGCTGTTATAGCTTTACAACTACTTTATTATACTATATTTAGTTTGAAGTTACAAGCATTTTAATTCATTTATTTTGTAGTATTGACATATACTTTGGTGTTTAATCCGCTACTTAAAGTATACCTTTTAATACACTTTAAGTATTATATATTTAATTTCAAGTTATTGCAACAGTAAACATTAAAATATATGATTTGTTTTAAAATTATTTCTAAAAGCACTATCTAACTTTGGCAAAATAAAAGTGGATAAGATCGTCACCTTATCCACTTAAAATCAATCGATTGATTTTGTAATTTTATAATTATTTTGTTATTGTAGTAACAACTCCTGATCCAACTGTTCTTCCGCCTTCTCTTATAGCAAATCTTAAACCTTCATCCATAGCTACTGGATTGATTAGTTCAACATTCATATCTATATGATCTCCAGGCATTACCATTTCC
It includes:
- the rpsC gene encoding 30S ribosomal protein S3 codes for the protein MGQKVNPNGFRVGVIKDWNAKWFADKRNFADYLIEDNQIRNYVKTKSYAAGISRIEIERAAKRIKLNIYTAKPGVIIGKGGSGIDTLKKGLEQFVTGKNILINIVEVRNTEIDAQLMSENIAAQLEKRISFRRAMKQTIQRSMRAGAKGVKINCAGRLAGAEIARTEHYHDGTIPLQTLRADIDYGFAEANTTYGKIGVKVWVYKGEVLPVKKEEANA
- the rplW gene encoding 50S ribosomal protein L23, which encodes MKLTSHDIIRKPVITEKSMTSMAEKKYTFIVHVSANKSQIKRAVEEVFGVKVEDVKTIRTMGKTKRVGVHVGKRADYKKAIVKLTEDSKTIEFFDGMQ
- the rpsS gene encoding 30S ribosomal protein S19, translated to MSRSTKKGPFVHESLLNKIIEMNKAGEKKVVKTWSRSSTIFPQMIGHTIAVHDGRKHVPVFVSEDMVGHKLGEFALTRTYRGHVNSEKSSKVR
- the rplD gene encoding 50S ribosomal protein L4; its protein translation is MPKVGLFNVEGKKVGDFQLSDSVFGVEVNEYAMHQVVVALLANKRQGTQSAKTRAEVSGGGIKPWRQKGTGRARQGSIRAPQWIHGGIVFAPKPRDYRVSVPKTMRKVAMKSALTSKVQDNEMIVLESLSLDAPKTKEIVKMLNAFEAKKALIITSESNQVIYKSSRNIEGVSVIPVNNINVYDLLKYEKVIITKDALSKIEEVYA
- the rplB gene encoding 50S ribosomal protein L2 translates to MAVKKFRPTTPSRRQMTMPTFEEITTDKPEKSLLVAKSKTAGRNAHGKITVRHHGGGAKQKYRIIDFKRNKDGIPAKVSTIEYDPNRSAYIALIVYADGEKTYIIAPVGIKVGDVIVSGSESDIKPGNTLPMKNIPVGTVIHNIELHAGRGAQLVRSAGSSAQLMAKEGNYATLRLPSGEVRYVRVECKATIGTVSNVAHKDVNIGKAGRKRHMGWRPTVRGSVMNPCDHPHGGGEGKSPVGRPSPLTPWGKPALGYKTRKTKKYSDRLIIRGRNSK
- the rpsQ gene encoding 30S ribosomal protein S17, translated to MERANRKTRVGRVVSDKMDKTIVVAVETKVRHPLYGKTVNKTTKFKTHDENNEANLNDRVQIMETRPLSKDKRWRLVEIVEKAK
- the rplC gene encoding 50S ribosomal protein L3; the encoded protein is MKKAIMGKKIGMTQIFDANGKIVPVTVVEATPNVVLQMKTTEKDGYDAIQVGYGEIREKLVNKPRKGQFTKAGAPFKRFIREFKLEDCSVYEIGQEIKVDTFEEGDKVDICGISKGKGFQGTIKRWNAHRGPMSHGSKFHRAVGSMGASSDPSRTFKNKKLPGHMGNVNTTVLNLQVVRIMPEKNVILIKGGIPGPNKGMVIIRNSVKA
- the rplV gene encoding 50S ribosomal protein L22; its protein translation is MEAKAIAKYVRMSPMKVGIVLNLIKGKNVNEAFAILKYTQKDAAVVIDKVLKSAVANAENNLNLDVSRLIVAEAYVGPGPTLKRFQPHAQGRAFRINKRSSHITVIVKEIA
- the rplP gene encoding 50S ribosomal protein L16 yields the protein MLMPKRVKHRKVQKGRMRGKATRGNFIAYGDYAIQATECGWITSNQIEAARVAINRYIKRGGKLWIKIFPDKPITEKPAETRMGSGKGSPEYWVAVVKPGRVLFELSGVSEEVAREAMRLAQHKLPISSKFVTRSDFEEMGGESNEG
- the rplN gene encoding 50S ribosomal protein L14 codes for the protein MIQQQSRLKVADNSGAKEIMCIRVLGGSGRKYGNIGDIIVASVKSATPGGVVKKGEVVKAVIVRSVKGLRRADGSYIRFDENAAVVIKEDKQPKGTRIFGPVARELREKDFTKILSLAPEVL
- the rpsJ gene encoding 30S ribosomal protein S10 — protein: MAKQKIRIRLKAFDHKILDQSAEKIVETAKSTGAQVAGPVPLPTEKDIITVLRAVHKYKDAREQFEIRTHKRLIDILNPSPKTVDALMRLDLPAGVDIEIKL
- the rpmC gene encoding 50S ribosomal protein L29, producing the protein MKARELQDLRTNSPQELEGKLDNLKGELFNLRFQLATGQLENPMRIKEVKKSIAQVKTILREEELRSIQQ